TTGGAGCACCTTCAAAATTTACCCATTGGCTTCTATTAAGAGCTGTTAACGTGATCGCATCTCTACTGCCCGCATATCCAGGATTCACCGATAATGTGTTAAACGAGTAGTGCGTATACATGGCATCGAACTGCGCATTCACTTCCTGGAAACAGAAAGTAACGGCCACAAATGCTATTGCTACATACTTTATCATCAACTCCTTTTATCTCGTTAAATAGATATACCCTTTGTAAACATCCTCCTCCCCAGACTCTGAAACTTCACCTGTATATAATAGATAGAAATATGTACCGGCCGGTAAATCTTCTCCTCCGAAAGAGATTCCCATTTGGTTGGTACCATCCCATTCGTTGTGATACCCATTTTTCTCGTACACTTTATTTCCCCATCTGTTCATTATGATAAATCGATTGTTTGGGTAGATCTCAATACCATAGATTACATAGAAATCATTTATCCCATCGCCATTTGGAGAAAATCCTTGTGGTGGATCTATGGCGCAAATAGTTCCTAAAGTAGGTTCTGTAATACTTATTTGTTCAAAATCACATGGGTCCCATGGGTTCGTATTGTCCGATACTTCGGTCCCATTTATTACCCCATCGAAATCACAATCTACATTATTCCAATCTCCGCCTTGTTCAACTGTAACACTGTCTAGATTATAATCGCAAGGAATAAACACATTCGTAGAATCGGATAGTTCGGTAATGTTTATCACCCCATCGCCATCACAATCGAAGTTACTCCATAAGCCTCCTTGAGACATACTTATAAAGGTAGTATCGTAATCACACGGCTCAAATACTCCAGTTCCTGTACTCATTTCATCTTCATTAGAAACTCCATCTCCGTCACAATCTGTCGTGTTCCAAATTTCTCCTTTATCTAAAGTCACGTCGTCTAGATTGTAATCGCATGTATTAATTGGGTCTGTACCGGATGCATATTCATCTCCGTTTGTAGCACCATCCTCGTCACAATCTCCCTCATTCCAAGCATCACTTTGCGGTTGGCTAATACTTAGTTCTGAATAATCACAGCCATTAAAAGGATCTGTACCATCTGCATATTCATCACCATTTAATACCCCATCACC
This window of the Flavobacteriales bacterium genome carries:
- a CDS encoding gliding motility-associated C-terminal domain-containing protein, with product TDPNIPCEFVDENGTVSQGGDWNGADCDGDGVTNADEVLFGTSPTNGCDGDVSIITVEPNEIWSAEDCDGDGVLNGDEYADGTDPFNGCDYSELSISQPQSDAWNEGDCDEDGATNGDEYASGTDPINTCDYNLDDVTLDKGEIWNTTDCDGDGVSNEDEMSTGTGVFEPCDYDTTFISMSQGGLWSNFDCDGDGVINITELSDSTNVFIPCDYNLDSVTVEQGGDWNNVDCDFDGVINGTEVSDNTNPWDPCDFEQISITEPTLGTICAIDPPQGFSPNGDGINDFYVIYGIEIYPNNRFIIMNRWGNKVYEKNGYHNEWDGTNQMGISFGGEDLPAGTYFYLLYTGEVSESGEEDVYKGYIYLTR